In Ovis canadensis isolate MfBH-ARS-UI-01 breed Bighorn chromosome 11, ARS-UI_OviCan_v2, whole genome shotgun sequence, one genomic interval encodes:
- the RHBDF2 gene encoding inactive rhomboid protein 2, with product MASDDKNGERVSSVSSSRLQSRKPPNLSITIPPPETSAPSEQASMLPQEPGGQRPRNPALLKSVSLQEPRGRWQEGGPEKRPGFRRQASLSQSIRKGAAQWFGVSGDWELKRQHWQRRSLHHCSVRYGRLKASCQRDLELPSQEVPSFQDTESPKPCKMPKIVDPLARGRAFRHPEDVERPHAPHPPLTPGVLSLTSFTSVRSGYSHLPRRKRISVAHMSFQAAAALLKGRSVLEATGQRSQVVKCSFAYPSSLEEDAVDGAETFDSSFFSKEEMSSMPDDVFESPPLSASYFRGIPHSASPVSPDQIPLKESSRAPVPPTKRGKRIASKVKHFAFDRKKRHYGLGVVGNWLNRTYRRSISSTVQRQLESFDSHRPYFTYWLTFVHIIITLLVIGTYGIAPVGFAQHITTQLVLRNKGVYESVKYIQQENFWIGPSSIDLIHLGAKFSPCIRKDQQIEQLVLRERDLERDSGCCVQNDRSGCIQTQRKDCSETLATFVKWQDDTGPPMDKSDLGQKRTSGAVCNQDPRTCEEPASSGAHIWPDDITKWPICTEQAKSNLSGFPHMDCQIRGRPCCIGTKGSCEITTREYCEFMHGYFHEKATLCSQVHCLDKVCGLLPFLNPEVPDQFYRLWLSLFLHAGVVHCLVSVIFQMTILRDLEKLAGWHRISIIFILSGITGNLASALFLPYRAEVGPAGSQFGLLACLFVELFQSWQLLERPWKAFLNLSAIVLFLFICGLLPWIDNIAHIFGFLSGLLLAFAFLPYITFGTSDKYRKRALILVSLVVFAGLFTSLVIWLYVYPIHWPWVEYLTCFPFTSRFCEKYELDQVLH from the exons ATGGCCTCTGATGACAAGAATGGCGAGAGGGTCTCCTCGGTGTCCAGCAGCCGCCTGCAGAGCCGGAAGCCGCccaacctgtccatcaccatccctcCGCCTGAGACCTCGGCCCCGAGCGAGCAGGCCAGCATGCTGCCCCAG GAACCCGGAGGGCAGAGGCCCAGGAACCCGGCCCTCCTGAAGAGCGTCAGCCTCCAGGAGCCGAGAGGGCGATGGCAGGAGGGTGGCCCGGAGAAGCGTCCTGGCTTCCgccgccaggcctcactgtcccagAGCATCCGCAA GGGCGCAGCCCAGTGGTTCGGGGTCAGCGGAGACTGGGAGCTGAAGCGGCAGCACTGGCAGCGCCGGAGCCTTCACCACTGCAGCGTGCGCTACGGCCGGCTCAAGGCCTCATGCCAGCGGGACCTGGAGCTCCCCAGCCAAGAGGTGCCCTCCTTCCAGGACACCGAGTCCCCAAAGCCCTGCAAGATGCCCAAG ATCGTGGACCCCCTGGCCCGAGGACGGGCATTCCGCCACCCAGAAGATGTGGAACGGCCCCACGCCCCACACCCGCCGCTGACACCCGGGGTCCTTTCCCTCACCTCCTTCACCAGCGTCCGCTCGGGCTATTCCCACCTGCCCCGCCGCAAGAGGATCTCTGTGGCCCACATGAGCTTTCAAGCTGCTGCAGCCTTGCTTAAG GGGCGCTCGGTGCTGGAGGCCACGGGACAGCGGAGCCAGGTGGTCAAGTGCAGCTTTGCTTACCccagctccctggaggaggacgcgGTCGACGGGGCAGAGACATTCGACTCCTCGTTTTTTAGTAAG GAAGAAATGAGCTCCATGCCCGATGACGTGTTTGAGTCGCCCCCACTCTCCGCCAGCTACTTCCGGGGGATCCCACACTCAGCCTCCCCAGTCTCCCCTGATCAGATCCCCCT GAAGGAGTCCAGCCGAGCCCCGGTGCCCCCCACCAAACGCGGCAAGCGCATCGCCTCCAAGGTGAAGCACTTTGCCTTCGACCGGAAGAAGCGGCACTACGGCCTGGGCGTAGTGGGCAACTGGCTGAACCGCACTTACCGCCGCAGCATCAGCAGCACGGTGCAGCGGCAGCTTGAGAGCTTCGACAGCCACCG GCCCTACTTCACCTACTGGCTGACCTTTGTCCACATCATCATCACGTTGCTGGTGATCGGCACGTATGGCATCGCTCCTGTGGGCTTCGCCCAGCACATCACCACCCAGCTG GTGCTCAGGAACAAAGGTGTGTATGAGAGCGTGAAGTACATCCAGCAGGAGAACTTCTGGATCGGCCCCAGCTCG ATCGACTTGATCCACCTGGGAGCCAAGTTCTCGCCTTGCATCCGGAAGGACCAACAGATCGAGCAGCTCGTGCTGCGGGAGCGAGACCTGGAGCGGGACTCGGGCTGCTGTGTCCAAAACGACCGTTCGGGCTGCATCCAGACCCAAAGGAAGGACTGCTCG GAGACTCTGGCCACTTTCGTCAAGTGGCAGGATGATACGGGGCCCCCCATGGACAAGTCTGATCTGGGCCAGAAGCGGACTTCTGGGGCCGTGTGCAACCAGGACCCCAG AACCTGCGAGGAGCCAGCCTCTAGTGGTGCCCACATCTGGCCCGACGACATCACCAAGTGGCCG ATCTGCACAGAGCAGGCCAAGAGTAACCTCTCGGGCTTCCCGCACATGGACTGCCAGATCCGAGGCCGCCCCTGCTGCATCGGCACCAAGGGCAG CTGTGAGATCACCACGCGCGAATACTGTGAGTTCATGCACGGCTATTTCCACGAGAAGGCCACGCTCTGCTCCCAG GTGCACTGCTTGGACAAGGTGTGTGGACTGCTGCCCTTCCTCAACCCCGAGGTCCCCGATCAGTTCTACAGGCTCTGGCTGTCTCTGTTCCTCCACGCTGG CGTGGTCCACTGCCTTGTGTCCGTGATCTTCCAAATGACCATCCTGCGTGACCTGGAGAAGCTGGCCGGCTGGCACCGCATCTCCATAATCTTCATCCTCAGCGGCATCACCGGCAACCTCGCCAGCGCCCTCTTCCTCCCGTACCGGGCAGAG GTGGGCCCTGCAGGGTCGCAGTTCGGCCTCCTGGCCTGCCTCTTCGTGGAGCTCTTCCAGAGCTGGCAGCTGCTGGAGCGGCCCTGGAAGGCCTTCCTGAACCTGTCGGCCATCGTGCTGTTCCTCTTCATCTGCGGCCTCCTGCCCTGGATCGACAACATCGCCCACATCTTCGGCTTCCTCAGTGGGCTGCTGCTGGCCTTCGCCTTCCTGCCCTACATCACCTTCGGCACGAGCGACAAGTACCGCAAGCGCGCCCTCATCCTGGTGTCGCTGGTGGTCTTCGCCGGCCTCTTCACCTCGCTGGTCATCTGGCTGTACGTCTACCCCATCCACTGGCCCTGGGTCGAATACCTCACCTGCTTCCCCTTCACCAGCCGCTTCTGCGAGAAGTATGAGCTGGACCAGGTGCTACACTGA
- the LOC138414769 gene encoding serotonin N-acetyltransferase-like, translating into MSTPSVHCLKPSPLHLPSGIPGSPGRQRRHTLPANEFRCLTPEDAAGVFEIEREAFISVSGNCPLNLDEVQHFLTLCPELSLGWFVEGRLVAFIIGSLWDEDRLTQESLALHRPGGHSAHLHALAVHRSFRQQGKGSVLLWRYLHHVGAQLAMRWALLMCEDALVPFYQRFGFHPAGPCAIVVGSLTFTEMHCFLWGHAALRRNSQP; encoded by the exons ATGTCCACACCGAGCGTCCATTGCCTGAAACCCTCGCCTCTGCACCTGCCCTCTGGGATCCCAGGGTCCCCAGGCCGCCAGCGGCGCCACACGCTCCCTGCCAATGAGTTCCGCTGCCTCACCCCAGAGGACGCTGCCGGCGTGTTCGAGATTGAGCGAGAGG CCTTCATCTCTGTCTCCGGCAACTGCCCCCTGAATCTGGACGAGGTCCAGCACTTCCTGACCCTGTGTCCTGAGCTGTCCCTGGGCTGGTTCGTGGAGGGCCGCCTCGTGGCCTTCATCATCGGCTCCCTGTGGGACGAGGACAGACTTACTCAG GAGTCGCTGGCACTGCACAGGCCCGGGGGCCACAGCGCCCACCTGCACGCGCTGGCCGTGCACCGCAGCTTCCGGCAGCAGGGCAAGGGCTCCGTCCTGCTCTGGCGCTACCTGCACCACGTGGGCGCCCAGCTGGCCATGCGCTGGGCCCTGCTCATGTGCGAGGACGCGCTGGTGCCCTTTTACCAGAGGTTCGGCTTCCATCCCGCGGGCCCATGTGCCATCGTCGTGGGCTCACTGACCTTCACGGAGATGCACTGCTTCCTGTGGGGCCACGCCGCCCTGCGCCGGAACAGTCAACCCTGA